The Candidatus Thermoplasmatota archaeon genome segment AGGTTTGCACGGTTTTTTGTGCAACAGCAAATCCTACAAAGGTTGTGATTGCTGAATCAGAAAACGGACGAGGTATAATAGGGGTTATAGACGGGTTTTTACCAAAAGGCGTAGAAAACAAAGAAGAGTTTGCTTGGAGGAAAAAATTCCTTAGAGACATCGGTTATAAGCTCTAAAAAATTTTTTTAGTAACCATATTTCCCAACTAGTGGTACAAAAACACATCCACCTAGATCACTGGTTTTTATTTCTTTACCAGTTTTTTCTACTAGTTGTAGTTCACATACTGTCTGCCCAACAGGTATGAGCAGTTTTCCTCTGTCTTTTAGTTGATCTATCAACGGTGGAGGTACTCCTGGTGATGCGCATGTTACGTATATACGGTCGTATGGTGCATGTTCAATGTGTCCTTGGGATCCATCTCCCACTATTACAGTAACGTTTTTTATAACTGTTTTTTCAAGGTTTTCATTTGCTTTTTCTGCTAAAGATTTGAATCTTTCTACTGTGTATACATGTCCTTTTTCTCCAACTAGTTTTGAGACTATCGCTGCATGGTATCCTGAGCCGGCTCCTATCTCTAATATTTTTTGTCCCTCTTTCACATCCAGAGCCTCGCACATGATTGCTACCATGTGTGGTGCTGAGATTGTTTGTCCTTGTCCTATCTCCAGTGGTGTGTCAACATAGGCATAGTTCTTCTTTTGTTCTGGAACAAAGTTTTCTCTCGGTATCTCAAGGAATGCTTTTTCTACATTACTGTTTTTTATGTATCCCTCTATTTTTAGTTTTTTGACTAGTCTTTCTCTTTGTTCACTAAACATGGTTTTTTTCTAAAAAACACAATGAAAATGGTTGTATATAATTTTTGTACCATTATGTTTTTTATAGAGGGAACATCTTTCACCTTTTTTGAGAGAAGTTTGTTTATGCGTAGGAGAGCGGTTATTGCCCTTGGTGGAAACGCGTTGATTAAGGAAGGGCA includes the following:
- a CDS encoding protein-L-isoaspartate O-methyltransferase is translated as MFSEQRERLVKKLKIEGYIKNSNVEKAFLEIPRENFVPEQKKNYAYVDTPLEIGQGQTISAPHMVAIMCEALDVKEGQKILEIGAGSGYHAAIVSKLVGEKGHVYTVERFKSLAEKANENLEKTVIKNVTVIVGDGSQGHIEHAPYDRIYVTCASPGVPPPLIDQLKDRGKLLIPVGQTVCELQLVEKTGKEIKTSDLGGCVFVPLVGKYGY